One Setaria viridis chromosome 3, Setaria_viridis_v4.0, whole genome shotgun sequence DNA window includes the following coding sequences:
- the LOC117850277 gene encoding uncharacterized protein, with translation MVLPQRTTRLVDGDDAQSFVQKLQLSISKGLPHAVPVPALRTDEHGLVKAVFQVLQGFETSLLYWDCNVPGYREKAGIYVAHLSLTGLRSVLSPLLFAATCLKEVELFVGKVRMRSHGIPTLDAFGSSVDSWLKRLREAALKEEEQQFISLNRTITLLGLTDSMSSLCSGAEHLYQVVHGAVPDGFWDSGAQMASSEVSVHILNHLFKKLNEVCLVEDGEGEPYHMLLVLFVGSLLPYLQCLDSWLYDGILDDPYEEMFFYANSAVTIDQPAFWEMSYMLRIRGSRADSSTASTDNESIRKKESSNQESTTAGTCLKVNNQGCLDILCPVFLKDIARAIVSAGKSFQLVQHVQDVHQIQTHKVTYGSNVYQNTDCSSQQKFWPDTSSLRIQDGHPRSEDALEESASQFGNDSREMGLLTLSEIFLICLSGLLENGDHVYEYLRRPHDDDVPNNKTSVESESNVHEAKDICAENSTEKNWVKLLKHATSGRKYDGMENNISRNTVMDKPIFVPGDPQDASSNAIEGCSTLSCYENPAITACREVLLSNPNSWSELNISESFHLPPLNDGDMRRAIFADGHSVGTSTCGDTQPTTSFPRLDGTDYKFGFHFDDLEYVRQEDDRRTLEDLYAFPTLLPCAKENVPLSEILPMQKDSTLASRVLKFIQNMSLKDPLQPVGIIQECLSQCIKRQVDHIGKQILFKLMGEWRLMDELFVLRAIYLLGSGDLLQQFLITIFDKLDRGSSWDDDFELNNLLQESLRNSADKMLLTAPDSLVVSLATHNGEEGASASKKGRALGFGIDALDMLNFTYKVSWPLDLIVNTEALKKYNQVMGFLLKVKRAKFVLDETRKWMWKARGRTAHNFKQHLIVAQKLLHFVEAFHQYVMDRVYHSAWTELCDGMASATTLDEVMEVHEAYLSSIQRQCFVASDKLWALIASRVKTILGLALDFHNVEQTLSTGGTAPAVRTRCEMEMDRIEKQFDECVVFLLRILSFKLNVGHFPHLADLVTRINYNHYFMSDNGSFSAIPGSRPR, from the exons ATGGTTCTCCCACAACGAACCACGAGATTGGTGGATGGCGATGATGCCCAAAGCTTCGTGCAGAAGCTTCAGCTCAGCATCTCGAAGGGCCTTCCTCATGCGGTGCCAGTGCCAGCATTGAGAACAGATGAGCATGGACTG GTTAAGGCTGTTTTCCAGGTGCTGCAAGGTTTCGAGACGTCCTTGCTCTATTGGGACTGTAATGTGCCTGGGTACCGTGAGAAGGCGGGGATATATGTGGCGCACCTGTCGCTAACTGGCCTCAGGTCCGTGCTGAGTCCACTCCTGTTTGCGGCGACGTGCTTGAAGGAAGTGGAGCTCTTTGTTGGGAAGGTTAGGATGCGCAGTCATGGGATCCCGACGTTGGATGCGTTTGGTAGCTCAGTTGATTCTTGGCTTAAG AGGCTCCGTGAAGCAGCTCTGAAGGAGGAAGAGCAGCAATTTATTTCGCTCAACAGGACTATAACGTTACTGGGATTAACCGATTCTATGTCAAG TTTATGTTCTGGAGCAGAACATTTGTATCAAGTTGTGCACGGAGCTGTGCCAGATGGCTTTTGGGATTCTGGTGCACAGATGGCATCTAGTGAAGTTTCAGTACATATTCTCAACCATCTCTTCAAGAAGTTAAATGAAGTCTGCCTTGTGGAAGATGGCGAG GGCGAACCATATCATATGCTGCTGGTGCTATTCGTTGGAAGCTTGCTACCTTATCTTCAGTGTCTTGATTCCTGGCTTTATGATGGTATCCTTGATGACCCTTATGAAGAG ATGTTCTTTTATGCAAATAGTGCAGTTACAATAGATCAGCCGGCGTTCTGGGAAATGAGCTATATGCTCAGAATAAGAGGTTCAAGAGCCGACAGTTCAACAGCTTCAACTGATAATGAATCTATCAGGAAAAAAGAATCAAGCAACCAGGAATCAACTACTGCAGGAACTTGCTTGAAAGTGAACAATCAAGGTTGTCTGGATATATTATGCCCAGTGTTCTTGAAGGATATTGCAAGGGCCATTGTTTCTGCTGGAAAATCCTTTCAACTTGTTCAGCATGTTCAAGACGTGCATCAGATTCAAACTCATAAAGTTACATATGGGTCCAATGTTTATCAGAATACTGATTGCAGTAGTCAACAGAAATTCTGGCCAGATACCTCAAGTTTAAGAATCCAAGATGGTCATCCAAGAAGTGAAGATGCTCTTGAAGAATCCGCAAGTCAGTTCGGAAATGATTCTCGTGAAATGGGACTCTTAACCTTGTCTGAGATTTTCTTGATATGCCTATCTGGCCTGTTAGAAAATGGTGACCATGTTTATGAATATTTAAGAAGAccgcatgatgatgatgttccaAATAATAAAACTTCTGTGGAAAGTGAGAGCAATGTACATGAAGCAAAGGATATATGTGCAGAGAACAGCACTGAGAAGAATTGGGTAAAGCTCCTTAAACATGCTACATCAGGAAGGAAATATGATGGTATGGAGAACAACATATCCAGAAACACTGTTATGGATAAGCCAATATTTGTCCCTGGTGACCCACAAGATGCATCTTCCAATGCAATAGAAGGGTGTTCCACTTTATCTTGTTATGAAAATCCAGCCATCACTGCTTGCAGAGAAGTGCTACTGAGCAATCCAAATTCTTGGAGTGAACTGAATATCTCTGAAAGCTTTCATCTCCCTCCATTGAATGACGGAGACATGCGAAGAGCTATATTTGCTGATGGACATTCTGTAGGAACTAGCACCTGTGGTGATACACAACCTACAACCTCTTTCCCCAGACTAGATGGCACTGATTATAAGTTTGGTTTCCATTTTGATGATTTGGAATATGTCCGCCAAGAAGATGACAGAAGGACCTTGGAGGACCTTTATGCATTTCCAACTCTTCTTCCTTGTGCAAAA GAAAATGTCCCTCTGTCGGAGATCTTACCAATGCAGAAAGATAGTACATTAGCGTCGAGAGTTTTGAAGTTTATTCAGAATATGAGTTTGAAAGATCCTCTTCAGCCAGTGGGTATCATCCAAGAATGCCTTTCCCAATGCATAAAGAGACAG GTGGATCACATTGGCAAGCAAATCCTGTTCAAGCTAATGGGTGAATGGAGATTAATGGATGAACTGTTTGTGTTACGTGCTATTTATTTGCTAGGATCAG GTGACCTGCTGCAGCAGTTTCTGATAACAATTTTTGATAAGCTTGATCGAGGGAGTTCCTGGGATGATGATTTTGAGTTGAATAATTTGTTGCAG GAATCCTTAAGAAACTCAGCTGACAAAATGCTTCTGACAGCACCAGATTCTTTAGTAGTTTCATTAGCAACACACAATGGTGAGGAAGGTGCATCAGCTTCCAAAAAAGGCCGTGCACTTGGTTTTGGCATTGATGCTCTTGACATGCTTAATTTTACATATAAG GTGTCTTGGCCTCTTGATTTAATTGTTAATACAGAGGCACTGAAGAAGTATAATCAG GTTATGGGATTCTTACTGAAGGTCAAGCGGGCAAAGTTTGTTTTGGATGAAACCCGAAAGTGGATGTGGAAG GCCAGAGGCAGAACTGCACATAATTTCAAACAACACTTGATTGTAGCACAGAAGCTTCTCCATTTTGTCGAAGCGTTCCATCAGTACGTCATGGACCGA GTATATCATAGTGCATGGACCGAACTTTGTGATGGCATGGCATCTGCTACTACGCTGGATGAAGTTATGGAAGTTCATGAGGCATATCTTTCATCTATTCAGCGACAATGCTTTGTGGCCTCTGATAAATTG TGGGCCCTCATTGCCAGTCGAGTTAAGACTATTCTTGGATTAGCTCTCGATTTTCACAACGTAGAACAGACTCTCAGTACTGGTGGGACTGCTCCAGCTGTGAGGACACGATGCGAGATGGAAATGGATCGGATTGAGAAGCAATTTGATGAGTGTGTCGTATTTCTCCTGAGG ATCCTTTCTTTCAAGCTGAATGTGGGTCATTTTCCCCATCTTGCGGATCTAGTGACAAGAATCAATTACAATCACTATTTCATGTCAGATAATGGGAGCTTCTCAGCTATTCCTGGGTCACGGCCACGGTAG